The Salvia hispanica cultivar TCC Black 2014 unplaced genomic scaffold, UniMelb_Shisp_WGS_1.0 HiC_scaffold_1243, whole genome shotgun sequence genome contains the following window.
GGTATCTATGTTTAAcaagttattttatttctttgatcTACTAGGTTTTCTCCCCTTCCAATATCTGCTCTATCTGGGAGCGGAACTGGGACCTTCTTGATTCTGTCTGTTCTCAATTGAAAAAGATTGAGGTTAGTTTTATTGCACCAGACAGTGAGATGCTTCAGCTTTTATGCTTTTAAATCATCGAGGATATGATCATTGGTATATCCAAcctattgaaaaaaatttgttattgtaaatgatttgaaaataaaaattgattgttTTCATCCCTTGCAGCATATAGAGGACCCTGATACGGAAGAATATGTTCCTTCCATTGCTATAGTTGGCCGACCAAATGTAGGTAAAAGTAGTATCTTGAATGCTTTGGTTGGGGATAATAGGACAATTGTCAGTCCAATCAGTGGAACTACCCGAGATGCTATTGATACTGAATTTACTGGACCAGATGGCCAGGTTGGTTAATGGAGCTTAACATTGTCATATCCTTTATTCCTTTGTATATTAACATGATCATAATTCTCTGTACAACCAACTCTGTCCCGTTTCCTCAACGAAAATGTTTCACTTTCTGTTTGACATTTGGATGCTCCTAAGTCCTCTGTACAGCTAATTTAGCATGCCTATAATGATTTCTCTAAATCAACATTACATGTAAATGTCTAAATGATGTTATCTGGATAGTGGTTTGGAACATCTCAACTTAATATTGCAGTGGAACTGTAAATCattgaattttgtttcatCTTTATGGTTTCCAAATCATTACAATTTGTAAAACCTCATCACTTGAAATTCTTAAACATGTCTACTGTAAATCAACAACAGATTTCAATATCAAGGGACTTCAAATCAATTCATTTGTGGCTCGTGTTATCTAAGAAATGATTTTCTGTTACCTTAAGCAGTTGATATTTCCTTTCTTCAGTATTTCTAGTTTTTCTTGCACTTAACAAGGCAGTTCTGAAGATGTCCATTTGATCTAACATGACTCTTAAAGCGAATATAACAAGAAACATTCAGTTCTGAACTTGAGTTAATGAAAAGCAGTTGGTAACTgtatatttcatgtttttgcAGAAATGGCATCTAATAGATACAGCTGGTATCAGAAAGAAAGCATCTGTAGCTTCATCAGGCAGCACCACCGAGGCCCTGTCTGTGAACCGAGCGCCAGTGCTATTCGACGCTCGGATGTTGTTGCCCTGGTAATTGAAGCAATGGCCTGCATCACAGAACAGGTAACACGAGCATAATTTTTGCAGTTTGATTAATGTTATGTATGCAtatgttgttgattatatCTATAAGATTCATGCATTTATGATTGAGTGAAAAACTGGACTAAATTAAGACTGTAAGTGTTAGAATAAAGAACctcaaaataatatcacaaaataagaattatggaactaaattaaatgaacTAACTGgaaaacataaaacaacactGGAGAGATCTCCACTCAGCGCCGATTGCTCAAATGTGTAGTTGGAGGATGCAGCATGTTATGTATAGTTCTGGGCATCTTTATAGTTAGTTTGGCTTCTCAGCTCTCttctaaatatttgaaatttataagtGGATTTGGAAGTTGAGAAATTGTACTATCTAAACTACAAGCACTATTGCAGCTTTCATGTAGAAGTGTTGTTGAAAATAGCTTTTTCCTTGCAACTCCTGTATGGCTGGCTGATGCAAGagttcaattttaattttccatttcttttttgtatcTGTTCCATGTATCTTAATGAGGCTGTACTTTTTATAAACTCTAACTTGAGTAAACATCATGGTTTTGACTTTCAAGGATTTCAAGATAGCAGAAcaaatagagagagaagggaaagGTTGCCTAATTGTTGTGAACAAATGGGACACAATACCTAATAAAAACCAGCAAACTGCTATGTTCTACGAAGAAGATGTGAGAGGAAGCTCCGTATTCTTAGTTGGGCACCCGTAGTGTACTCAACAGCAATAGAAGGACAGAGTGTTGACAAGTACGTTTCCAATTTGAGCTTTTGATGCAAAGTCACACTAAATTCATCCACATGTCTTTAAATCGTATTCTCATCTGCAAGAATTCATAAACTGTTTTCTGTTATATGTTTTCAGAACTTTGACCTAGTATTATCTTCTGCATGAATTCATAAACTGTGTTCCAATATATGTTTTCAGTACTTTGACCTGGCAAGCAAAAGTGTGGTCTTAAACTTCCTCAAATGTGAATGCTGATAAAGAAGttattttatagaatttcTCAACCTTATCTTATGTACCCAGCTTTTAGTTATCTGAAATATTGAATTCTAAGTTTTTATCCCAACATGTTAGgaactactccctccgcccaCGCTACTTGACACACTTTGTTTTTAGCActcattttgagaaaatgataataattatttaaagtggagagagagtaattaTTCTcccacttactttactctctccccactttaactaattattactccctccgtcccagctaagatgacacatttcttagtcggcatgggattttaggagttgttggttatgtgtttaattggagagagaaaaggtgggtgtaagtattaaatggagagagaaagagagttgaatatttaattaaggagagaaaaagtggctgagtgtattaattggggaaagtttccaaaaatagaaatgtatcatcttatttatgacaaattaaaaaggaaagtatcTCATCtcaagtgggacggagggcgtatcattttctcaaaacgagtgcaaaaaagaatGTGTCAAGTagtgtgggacggagggagtatttaattgcTTTTTATGCCTATCACAGTTTGTGGTTTACAATATTATACTTACAGGCCATGCGCCTTTTATTTGCTTGTTTTTCCTGATTTTATGCCCATCTTCAATTTAAGGATCACTGTGGCTGCTGGTCTAGTGGCAAAGAGAGATCAAGGAGATTATCAACAGCAACACTAAATCAAGTTGTCAGTGAAGCTGTTGCATTCAAACCACCTCCAAGAACTAGAGGAGGAAAGAGAGGTCGTATTTATTACTGCACCCAGGTACTTATTGGCTTCTTTTCATGTCTTCATGGAACGATTACTTGGATGATTTTTCTTCTATGGGTGCATTCTCTTTTATGGAAGAAGGGAATGAAATTTTTTCACCATTTTCCTGCTTATGTGGCGTGGATAATTTTCctcttaaataattaaatttttcagGACAACCGTTTTCCCTAATTTTCCTCTTAAATGCTTGTCCTGCTACCTATTGTATCtgattaacaaaatattttgcagGCAGCTATAAGGCCACCTACCTTTGTGTTCTTTGTAAATGACGCTAAGCTTTTCCTGAAACATACCAACGGTATATGGAGAAGCAGCTCAGGTCAAGTGCAGGGTTCCCAGGCACTCCAATTCGGCTTCTATGGCGCAGTAGAAGAAAGTCAGAGAAAATGGTTAGTTAATACACAACTGCTGTGTCCTTAACATGCTCCATATGTTAGGCGATTGTTAAGATTAAATGcttaagaaaaaggaaaggtCTATGATTTTAATCCCGTGGTGACTTATCCAGCctgaacaaaaaaatattactcgtATCAACGTTGTTCACTTAATTGCCAAAGAGCTGTTGTGTCACCTGCTGAAAACCAATGTAATCTCTCTTAAGTTGTGTCCGAAAATTGTGACTCGAGCTATTAAGTGAACAATGGATATATTTGTAATGTTTTTAGTTGAGACTGAAAAATCACCATGGGATCAAAGTTAGGCTATGACTTGAAAATtaccctaaaagcaaataaacacTACACAAGTTTtggcatttcttttttttgcaagaacatttgaaagttgaaaattgCAAAAGCCTAATCAGGTAATTGTTGTGCTTATCATGTTTCAGGAAAAGAAGCTTCTGTAAGGGAACAATGAAAACGATGTTTTCATTTGACTCTTCTTGCCTTAACTGTATATATTCGCAGCCCTAAATGCGAAGTAGGTGGCCATTGATTGTTAACTGTACAAGTGcattttctttgatttcaCATTTTGTAATAAACCAGTTCTCAATTTTTAATCTCAGATTCTTCAGagtggaaaatatgaaaaaaatgggaaaactATTGTCACcttttaatatagaaaaaatgacTTAAAACTTTTAATGCTGAAAACATTATAACTaagaaagaataagaaaagagTTGCATGTATATAAATAGTTAGCTATgaggtgaaaaaaaaaacaactgtCATGTGCAAGTGTCTTTGACACGAAtataaatgaagtaaataagttaataaaaaaatagtcccattttttcattttttgttatttgctAAAATTATAGTCTCTGTCCATTTATTGTGAATGAAGATagcataaatttatataattgaatattttaaatagtgCATTTAACTTATGTTTGGCTTACATTggaatgtaatcaaatgcattATTTTTTGACAAGTATTAtgtaaaatcataaaaatgactaACTAATGAAACTGTGTGTCCCTACACGATACAAATGGTGTGATCTTCTGTCTTGAAATAGAGAGTGTAGGATTCAAACTCTACCATTTTCTACTCTCACGTAAAAAAGGGTAAATCgttgaaaaagttactataaaatttggtaaaattctaattcattttgtaactttaaaaatctGTTAAAAGTATCCATTTGTTATCTCAATTATCACATAACAAAAAGATTCGATCGCCTACGCACAGTATAGTCTTGATGCTTTTCAACCAATTGAACCAAACAACATTGTTTTCTTTACTAATAAACGCCATCGTTTTAAATTAGGGTCTATATGATATAATACATTCGAGTTCATACTTAGAACCTAGATATTAGTCTCGGTATTAACATATCCTATAAGCCTATAATTTTAgctattactactataaaattaaattgtccacttatattaatattttaatgttaataaaaaGATATATTGCATTCTAATATCATAGAACTTTCAAAATTGGTTTTCACGGACTTTCAAATTGGGCTATATTAATGGATTTAATAACAATTTTGGAGGATGtgattcaagaaaaactattctcaaagactgaaaaacttgaagttctcgaagttgttgtcgagaaattacgaaaagaAGGCAAAAAAATATGGTATCGACCATTCAAGCACCTACATTTCCTCCCTATTATTAGTCACACTAGTGTCATGAATGTTGACTCCATTTAAAGTAATAAGTGgttttatatacaaataaataaatcattattaatgacGCGTCTCAagttacattaattaaaattaataccaCTCTCCCTATATATGTGAATCACAAAATCAACCggacaatgattaagaaatcaAACAACACATTTTGGTTGTGTATGAATATTGTGGTAATCCATTTTTTTGGAAGACCTCTATCTAAAGGAGGAGTATCACTTTGtgatacaaaaatatatgctacataaaaatatttttacatagAGAAAGGTAAtagaaaagtaaaattgattattcctaattttgagaatttgtGATAAGATTGCAGGCTGCACTCTGCTACCATTATAGAGTAATTTATTGTAgggtaaaatagaaaaaaataaaaattatgaaatttggtcaaattcgcTAAttcgtaattttaataaacGATCGAGTActtatatcataaatttgatatatttcttaatcatcACGTAGTTTATGATTCAGGAAATTTTGTATGCCTTTggcaaacaaaaaatatcatactacCAAAAGATTCGACTATTTAAACGATGTCATTCATACATTTAGTGATTTATAgctttaatttttacataGCATAAATACATGGATAAAATTCGAAATGTGGcacaataaaatttttgctaTGCGACAATCAAGAAAATTGTCAAAGCTATGATATAGTAATTGGTTGTCTTTTAAAGTTGCGGGATAGatcaatattttgataaaacttcatgtttttttccatttaccattttttatgtgGACACATCATATACATACACCTATACATACACTTCTATATATGTTCAAGCATTCCCATGCCATTTCCACTTTTTCCTGCATTTCTACTTCTCTCAATCCcaatttttccctttctttccTTTCTCAGCTCTACTTCTTCAATTCTCCAGCAATCAAGTAATTCTCTGCTCTATTCTATACCTTCATCTGCGTAATTCAATCTTACCATTCGCTGGAATTAGGAATCCCAAGCTCAAAATTACTAGGAAATGTGAAATTCTGAAAAATGTTTGCAATTATTTCGTCAACCCTacatttattgttttgtatGTGAATTCTGCATGCATTTATTAGCTTCAATAAATGAACTGCGGATCATCGTTGTTGTTTCCATATTTCGTAAATACGGTAGTAATCGTCCATGAAATATTCAGCTATGAGTTGTGagttttttttccttgtttttGAAGATTTCGTGATTGTTTGCGATTAGCTGTTTCGTGTGTTCATCAATTGAGTGTTGATCTcgcattaatttattttttaaaattgtagaTGGTTTTAGGTAATACAGTTCTCTGTTGTAGCAGTTAAAGTTCCCGGGATTCATCACCTACTTATGTTGTGTTATCACTTTTCGTTTCCatgtttatatatgtgaatttCACATGTAGCCATGGAAGTATATAACTCAACGATTTCTGcataatgtattaattaatttaatttggtccGTCCTTTGATTTTTTAGCTGTTTTGTGGATTATAAGGTTTGTTAGATGTGAATTGTGATTGAGAAATGGGCCACAGCAGTACTGCTGAGAGTGAAGATGGCGTGCTCTCTGCTGATTCACCTCTGAGTAACGATGGCGATAATTTTTGTGGAAGCTCTAGTGGGGGCACTGTTATGAAGAAAGGTCCGTGGACATCGGCTGAGGATGCAATTTTGGTTGAGTACGTGAAAAGACATGGAGAAGGCAACTGGAATGCAGTTCAGAAGCATACAGGGTTTGCACGGTGTGGTAAAAGCTGCCGGTTGAGGTGGGCTAATCACTTGAGACCTAACCTGAAAAAAGGAGCATTTACATCAGAAGAAGAGCGGATTATAATCGAGCTTCATGCCAAAATGGGGAACAAATGGGCGCGAATGGCAGCACACGTAAGCTTCAAGATTCCCTTTCACTTGTGTATGGTTTTTTCTGGCATTATTTAGAACCTAAAGTATTTGATTGGATAGTAGACTTTGGAAAGACTCCCATGGTGTTTTATGTAGATTGGGTGATTGTAGTTTGATGTTCTTATATGATGGTTGCATCAAACATATTATCTGTGGTCTGTTTGTGAGATCAAATTTTCTGTAAGCCTTATAGAGAGTAAGAACTTAAACATCAGGAGGTAGTCTAGGTGAAGAATGGTAGGTTAGTTCCCATTAGCATGTATTTTTGGGCTTACAGTTGGTGTTTATATTGCTCTTCTTTTAAAAGAAGCAAATCGGTACTTCTCATGTCACCATCTAATACTCACTTTTTCAGTTGACACCTCTCTGGTGGAAAGATAGGAACGAGCTAAACAGTGAACatactaaaaatttatttgccTAACtctcatttatagtaattattggtgatgaaaattttcaagtatcatgaaataaaaatcctcTAATTTCAGTTGCCAGGGAGGACAGACAATGAGATAAAGAACTATTGGAATACTCGAATAAAAAGGCGTCAACGGGCCGGTTTATCCCTTTATCCTCCTGATTTATGCCTACAATCGCTACCAGAGAATCAGCAACAACATAGTTCGCCCAGGATATATGATGGAGATAAAGCATGTGATATTTTGCAAAGTAATGGTTACTGGGCACCTAATATCATGTTTGATAGTTTAAACAATTTAAGATATGCACCAGCAATTCCAGGTATTCCTGGCAGCGTATCAATGGGTAACGGTTTTGCTTCTCCTCACTCTTATGGTTTTATCCCTCAAACAATAGGAGTCTCTGGACAGGCTCGAGAACCAGATGAGCCTATGTCAGACTATGGAAGTGGTGGTGTTAATGAGGCACCTATGTTTAGCAGGACTCAAACTGATAGTTGTGTCAACAAATCATTTCAGTCCTTTGGTCTATGCTACCCTTATGACACTGACCACACCAAGAAACTGTTTTCGTCTGATGTCAATCCAGACACTCCTTTTATGTCAGATGTCACTTACTCTGCTTCAGAGCACTTTGCAAATGCTCAGAAGTCGGAGCTCCCTTCACTCCAATATCAAGAGACTGGACTAGGTGTCTGGGATCCTCCACCTGAATCATTCGATTCTTTGGTCCAGTCTCCTCTACCAGGCCCACTCCCATCGCATTGTCCTTCGCCAGGGAGCAGTGGCCTTTTAgaagatttaatttatgaagCTATGGCTCTGGGAAGGTCGGAGAATCAATCTTCTGCCTTGGCCACTCCATCTAACGTCAGCCATGGAGAAGTAACAGATGGTTCTGCCCTTAGAACATGCTCCACAGAGTTCAAAGGCTGTATTGATCGCAATTCTCCATCAGGTAACTCAATGGGGTCCCTTTTAAACAGGTACACTCCTACCACTGAAAGATCATTGGAAGACGATGTGACTAGTAAGTAGCTGCTGTTTCTCTATTGAAGTAACTctatattgattatttatggAAAACTCGGATGCATTCGTTTACTTTTTGTTGCTGTCAAACTAGTGTATTATCCCAAAAAAACTTGATCCATATCTAGCTTGTGACCTATTGGGATTAACTTGTGATTTGCCCAATTGATGCTCTGAGgcttaattgtttttttcttaaatcgaTTCTTAAAGTTTGTTGAATAGATTCTTTTAGGCTATGCCCCTTTAGACTCGTCCCGGTATCATGATTCAATCCTGGATGCTATTGCTTGATGCATTTTTTAGCTTTTTTGCTGTCAAACTAGTACTTATTAGCCATAGAAACACAAAACTATGCTCTTATAACTTGATCTGTATCCAACTTGTGACAACTGACAATTTGGGATTATTTTGCAATTCGTCAAATTGCTGGCTTTGAGGCTAAAAGTTCTGATTAATCAactcttaaattttgtgacaataatgattttttgtgTTCTGCCCTTTTAGAATCGTCCAGATATCATGATTCATTCCTTGATGTATTGCTTGACGTGTTCGTTTAAAATTTGTTGCGGTCACAGTAGTTGATATTagccataaaaaaatactacaaacTTATGCTCTTATAACTTAACCTATATCCATCTTTTTACCAGTTGGGATTAACTTGTAATTCACCAAATTGCTGGCTTAAAGTTCGGATTACTTGAATCAGTTCCTAAAGTTTGTCGTCTATGATTCTTTTGTGTTCTGCCCTTTTAGACTCGTACAGATATCATGATTCAGTCATGGATGGTATTATTTTCAACTGGAAATGCATCATGTGACATTGGTTAATATGACTTTGTGCAGTGCACCATGTGAAATCAGAAGTGTTTGATCCAAGTTGGATAGTGGGTGCTGAAAGCAAAGTGGACTATATGAGACCAGATGCTATACTAGGATCATGCTGGGTCGAGCAGAGTGGTCTGGCTTCGAAGCAAAGGGGCTCGACAACTGATTCTACCGTGCCTCTTCTGGGCGACACATCTGCTTCTGCTTCAACCTGGGGCTTTACTTCGTGCTCGTGGAATATCATGCCAGCAGTCTGCCAAATCTCAGACATTCCATGAACTGCCAAAACTCCTCAATTTATAACATTGTTTGGTGTATGAACCGAGGCGATTATGACAATAACTCTCTTGTATGTAAAATTCCTTTGGTGAAACTATCCTTCATTTTGCCAAAGTCATAATGTAACCATGTTCTGATGCTGCCCTGCAACATGTATCACTGTCTTAATTTTTGGACCAAGATTTGGCTGTCAccttgttttcaaattttagaattgaatttgacCAACTAGCTTCTCAGTTCACTGTGACTAAGGTTGGCAATTTGTACGTCGGGATGATATGATAACGATTCGAGACGGTAAAGTAAACATAAACACAACCTGTTGGCTGTTGAGAATATGTTCAACACAAACACGATTTGTACTGACATCACAAAAACGTGGCACGAACACTAACAATACAATGTCCTTCGTATTGacacaaaaacaataaaaatattataagcttgtatattagtatttcatgagatatacattaaaatctaTCTTGATTGAAATCCTCATGTGAAATTGGTCGAGTTAAAATACAGACATCAGTTTAAGATTTTTGAAGTACacaataatttgtttatattcaGCTCCATTTGCAATAATCcagattataaaaataaaaataaattggtaGTGCTATTTagaatcaaatatttaaagtaactctttattttatattaataatcacATTACGTATACAACTCTTTGGAAATGCCcaacaattaattcaaaatattctaaaatgataaatattacaaaaaaatattcacactTCCTCCGAAGAATCCAAATGTGGAACTGTGGAAGTCAATTCTGGTTGCGATTTGCAGTTGTTACAACGCGAGCAGCTCAGCGCACAACCTATCAACAAAACATGAGTTGATTAACTGAAAGAACCCAACCTGATAACTGAACACTACCCAAATCTAatcaatataaatcaaatataataccCCCTAGTAGAGGCATTtattttcggcacgagatttaagaaactGTATTAAAAGCGAGTTAAAtgaagggagaataaagtagaaaaagaaaaagacggagaaatgaagagaataaagtaaaagagggtaaagtaagaaagaagaaataggttgttttttgccaaaaaaagaaagaaatgactcactaCAATgacacaaaccaaaaaggaatacgacttaGCTATAAGGGTaagggacggaaggagtatcaCATAAAAAATCTTATATTTGGATCAACTCTTTTAATCTATGTGATTTGGAAGGAATGACTACTCCCCATGTATGGAATGATCAATTTCACTCCACCCTACCAATCATCTCCTTACTAGCAACCCATAACAACTAGAACTTACTAGCAACCCATAACAACTAGAAActgtgtataaaataaaataccttCTAACCACATGAATAACATAACAAAATGGTATAGCACTCGCATTAAATTTGGTTTCATTTAGCTAAACATTTTCCAGAAGCTGCTGCAATGCATTCAGTTTTATATAAGTATTCGCTGAGATATTAGCTGGGAAAACAAACCTTTGTATTCTCGACGAATCTAATTCATAGTACTTCTTGTACTCTTTTGAGGTTTTATTTATGACTGCTTGCTTGGAAGAAACAAGTCCTTTCCCAGTTCCAATATCAGATGTTTCAAGGGCGCAATCAACCGAAAGAGCTTCAACATCAGATTCCTGAAAACTCTAGCTGGGTAAGAGTTCAAATTATGCTACACTTAAAAAATATCAGCTAAAGAAGTGCTGCAAAATGAATTCTCATATTTTTCGAACAAAAAAAGGAAGTGCAATAATCTACCTTCATCATTAGAATCTTTGACAAGTGTTCCACTGGGTATGGTTGCAGCTTGTATCCTCCATAACTGATACAGGATAATGCCAACTTCCGTACCTATGTGTAGTCCATTGTATCGAAACACAGAGAATCAGCTCTGCTAAAGATATGGAATACgtataatttataaactaCTACCAATAAGCACACTTCACAAGACAGGCTAAAACATTCAAAAAACGTACTGCTGAAAAAGCCAACACATCACCACTAACCTATAAGAAAATCCCTTTAAACAATTTTAGCAGTTCTAAACAAGAAGGGCGATTCTTGAAAATTcctttagtttttttttttca
Protein-coding sequences here:
- the LOC125198141 gene encoding transcription factor GAMYB-like isoform X3, encoding MGHSSTAESEDGVLSADSPLSNDGDNFCGSSSGGTVMKKGPWTSAEDAILVEYVKRHGEGNWNAVQKHTGFARCGKSCRLRWANHLRPNLKKGAFTSEEERIIIELHAKMGNKWARMAAHLPGRTDNEIKNYWNTRIKRRQRAGLSLYPPDLCLQSLPENQQQHSSPRIYDGDKACDILQSNGYWAPNIMFDSLNNLRYAPAIPGIPGSVSMGNGFASPHSYGFIPQTIGVSGQAREPDEPMSDYGSGGVNEAPMFSRTQTDSCVNKSFQSFGLCYPYDTDHTKKLFSSDVNPDTPFMSDVTYSASEHFANAQKSELPSLQYQETGLGVWDPPPESFDSLVQSPLPGPLPSHCPSPGSSGLLEDLIYEAMALGRSENQSSALATPSNVSHGEVTDGSALRTCSTEFKGCIDRNSPSGNSMGSLLNSAPCEIRSV
- the LOC125198141 gene encoding transcription factor MYB33-like isoform X2; this encodes MGHSSTAESEDGVLSADSPLSNDGDNFCGSSSGGTVMKKGPWTSAEDAILVEYVKRHGEGNWNAVQKHTGFARCGKSCRLRWANHLRPNLKKGAFTSEEERIIIELHAKMGNKWARMAAHLPGRTDNEIKNYWNTRIKRRQRAGLSLYPPDLCLQSLPENQQQHSSPRIYDGDKACDILQSNGYWAPNIMFDSLNNLRYAPAIPGIPGSVSMGNGFASPHSYGFIPQTIGVSGQAREPDEPMSDYGSGGVNEAPMFSRTQTDSCVNKSFQSFGLCYPYDTDHTKKLFSSDVNPDTPFMSDVTYSASEHFANAQKSELPSLQYQETGLGVWDPPPESFDSLVQSPLPGPLPSHCPSPGSSGLLEDLIYEAMALGRSENQSSALATPSNVSHGEVTDGSALRTCSTEFKGCIDRNSPSVHHVKSEVFDPSWIVGAESKVDYMRPDAILGSCWVEQSGLASKQRGSTTDSTVPLLGDTSASASTWGFTSCSWNIMPAVCQISDIP
- the LOC125198141 gene encoding transcription factor MYB33-like isoform X1 produces the protein MGHSSTAESEDGVLSADSPLSNDGDNFCGSSSGGTVMKKGPWTSAEDAILVEYVKRHGEGNWNAVQKHTGFARCGKSCRLRWANHLRPNLKKGAFTSEEERIIIELHAKMGNKWARMAAHLPGRTDNEIKNYWNTRIKRRQRAGLSLYPPDLCLQSLPENQQQHSSPRIYDGDKACDILQSNGYWAPNIMFDSLNNLRYAPAIPGIPGSVSMGNGFASPHSYGFIPQTIGVSGQAREPDEPMSDYGSGGVNEAPMFSRTQTDSCVNKSFQSFGLCYPYDTDHTKKLFSSDVNPDTPFMSDVTYSASEHFANAQKSELPSLQYQETGLGVWDPPPESFDSLVQSPLPGPLPSHCPSPGSSGLLEDLIYEAMALGRSENQSSALATPSNVSHGEVTDGSALRTCSTEFKGCIDRNSPSGNSMGSLLNRYTPTTERSLEDDVTMHHVKSEVFDPSWIVGAESKVDYMRPDAILGSCWVEQSGLASKQRGSTTDSTVPLLGDTSASASTWGFTSCSWNIMPAVCQISDIP